Proteins from a single region of Desulfolutivibrio sulfoxidireducens:
- a CDS encoding PLP-dependent aminotransferase family protein: MRQAADIEIALTPRPDGVTLQRWLYDEIHTAILSGRLTPGSRLPATRDLALRLKISRGTVLAVYDQLGAEGYLRGATGKGSFVAPELPDLPPRPLAPGGGAAEPMNRNATGITYEAPAVVLPARGKKLSMTPFSVAGRSFPAKAFRTNQPDVTAFPLELWTRIASSRSRRLRPELLMDGDACGYKPLRAAIAGYLRSSRGITCSAEQVVLVGSVQRILDISARLLLDPGGEVWVEDPGYPGAHLIFAAAGAKIVDIPVDSNGMDVVFARNQAPNARLAYVTAGRQSPMGSVLALDRRLALLHWARRHDAIVIEDDYDSEYRYEGAPLSAMKSLDEAGQVIYCGTFSKLLFPSLRISYAVLPDQLIAPFTAALSLTSRHVALMAQTTLHEFISEGHFGRHVRRMRLLYAERAQALRQAADVYLAGLLEIPEITMGLDTPAFLPGDRDDKSVAHLAAQAGIESLPLSIYARTRPVKPGLLLGFAAVGPEAIASGVRTLARVLDA; this comes from the coding sequence ATGCGACAAGCCGCTGACATCGAGATCGCCTTGACGCCAAGGCCGGACGGGGTGACGCTTCAACGGTGGCTGTATGATGAGATCCACACAGCCATACTCTCGGGCAGGCTTACGCCGGGTTCCCGTCTGCCTGCCACCCGTGACCTGGCGCTACGATTGAAAATATCCCGTGGCACGGTGCTGGCGGTGTATGACCAGTTGGGCGCGGAAGGATATCTCCGGGGCGCAACGGGAAAGGGCAGCTTTGTTGCCCCGGAATTGCCGGACCTGCCTCCCAGACCGCTCGCTCCAGGCGGCGGGGCGGCGGAACCAATGAACAGGAACGCCACCGGTATCACGTACGAGGCGCCGGCCGTGGTCTTGCCCGCCCGGGGCAAGAAGCTATCCATGACGCCGTTCAGCGTCGCTGGACGCTCTTTTCCGGCAAAAGCATTCCGCACCAACCAACCGGATGTCACAGCATTTCCCCTTGAACTGTGGACGCGCATTGCCTCAAGCAGATCACGTCGGCTGCGGCCGGAACTCCTTATGGATGGTGACGCTTGCGGTTACAAACCGTTGCGCGCGGCGATCGCTGGTTACCTCCGTTCCAGCCGTGGGATCACCTGCTCCGCCGAGCAGGTGGTGTTGGTGGGTAGCGTCCAGCGGATACTTGATATCAGCGCCCGGCTATTGCTCGATCCGGGAGGCGAAGTATGGGTCGAGGATCCCGGATATCCCGGCGCCCACTTGATATTCGCCGCCGCAGGCGCAAAAATCGTGGACATCCCGGTGGATTCAAATGGCATGGATGTGGTTTTCGCTCGCAATCAGGCTCCCAATGCGCGATTGGCATATGTCACGGCCGGAAGGCAATCGCCCATGGGCTCCGTGCTGGCGCTGGATCGGCGCCTTGCCCTGCTGCACTGGGCCCGTCGGCACGATGCCATTGTGATTGAAGACGACTACGACAGCGAATACCGCTATGAGGGCGCGCCGCTATCCGCCATGAAGAGCCTGGATGAAGCGGGCCAAGTGATCTATTGTGGGACCTTCAGCAAACTGCTCTTCCCATCTCTCCGTATTTCCTATGCCGTGTTGCCCGATCAATTGATTGCCCCGTTCACTGCGGCCTTGTCCCTGACCTCTCGTCACGTCGCCCTCATGGCCCAGACCACGTTGCACGAATTCATTTCCGAGGGCCATTTTGGCCGCCACGTGCGACGGATGCGGCTGCTCTATGCCGAACGCGCCCAGGCCCTGCGGCAAGCTGCCGATGTGTATCTGGCAGGGCTGCTTGAAATTCCAGAAATCACCATGGGGTTGGACACGCCGGCATTTCTTCCTGGCGATAGGGATGACAAGAGTGTTGCCCACTTGGCGGCCCAGGCAGGAATCGAAAGCCTCCCACTGTCGATTTATGCCAGAACGCGCCCTGTGAAACCGGGATTGCTGCTCGGATTTGCCGCTGTTGGCCCAGAGGCGATTGCATCCGGCGTGCGTACGCTCGCCCGGGTGTTGGATGCCTGA